One Setaria viridis chromosome 5, Setaria_viridis_v4.0, whole genome shotgun sequence genomic region harbors:
- the LOC140222924 gene encoding G-patch domain-containing protein 1-like: MDQKVESTCLDEPDPIICPDAVSQAEDVNWWGHKFGFVSGGFLGATSRKKRSSRKDPSNVRQTFAEEDQENLYNLVQDKATSGKQGLGIKGLPMKIAGHRWKGNKTSFGDSDEDSPAQSDDEYSEIEEDDNEEQPATTVESIDTQKSTDKVLHADVKSKTKVKKLCKRILREVQSVFYSMKLKDLKVAVEERSNAVFSSFSCRREAMLFLKKLQGSRKFNVDGKKVHLVS; encoded by the exons ATGGATCAGAAAGTTGAATCTACATGCTTGGATGAACCTGATCCTATCATCTGCCCAGATGCAG TATCCCAAGCTGAAGATGTAAACTGGTGGGGGCACAAATTTGGATTTGTGTCAGGAGGGTTTCTTGGAGCAACATCTCGTAAAAAAAGATCTTCACGAAAAGATCCTTCTAATGTCCGCCAGACATTTGCGGAGGAAGATCAAGAAAATCTGTACAATCTTGTTCAG GATAAAGCTACTTCAGGCAAGCAGGGTCTTGGCATAAAGGGCCTGCCAATGAAAATTGCTGGCCATCGTTGGAAGGGAAACAAAACTTCATTTGGTGATAGTGATGAAGATAGTCCAGCCCAGTCCGATGATGAATATTCagaaattgaagaagatgacaatgaGGAACAACCTGCCACTACTGTTGAATCGATTGACACACAGAAGAGTACAGATAAAGTATTGCATGCGGATGTTAAATCCAAAACCAAGGTCAAGAAACTTTGCAAAAGAATACTTCGTGAGGTACAGTCTGTCTTCTAT TCAATGAAATTGAAGGATCTTAAGGTAGCCGTCGAAGAACGTTCAAATGCTGTATTCTCCAGCTTCTCTTGTAGACGTGAAGCTATGTTGTTTCTGAAGAAG CTTCAAGGGAGCAGGAAATTCAACGTGGATGGCAAGAAAGTACATCTTGTGTCTTGA
- the LOC140222925 gene encoding uncharacterized protein gives MEVASLQHLGDSFSRGWLKRSAQAMPPFADADLGYSFGSSRSFIDMDPAELFSMRWTTTAPPPESDFEFGLPGGGSVSSDPPSPVLVSASQIIRDGRLLPSEPVCRHSGAREHHGDRVADLPSAPRSSPSSPLYRSAQRTPASLSSCSSGRSGVAGGKNASIGPPPLFAAGRRGRSSSWKILVQYLRFLMPLYRKVRALRRFSAPRPRVAPASPARASTSSMEWCHGNADTAVRDAISITLLDRSILSNDNMINSPARTHAISPLTTLC, from the coding sequence ATGGAGGTCGCCTCGCTGCAGCACCTCGGCGACAGCTTCTCCCGCGGCTGGCTCAAGCGCAGCGCGCAGGCGATGCCGCCGTtcgccgacgccgacctcgGCTATTCCTTCGGCAGCTCCAGGTCCTTCATCGACATGGACCCCGCCGAGCTCTTCTCCATGCGGTGGAccaccacggcgccgccgccggagagcgACTTCGAGTTCGGCTTGCCCGGGGGCGGCAGCGTGAGCAGTGACCCGCCGTCCCCGGTGCTGGTCAGCGCCAGCCAGATCATCCGCGACGGCCGCCTCCTGCCCAGCGAGCCCGTCTGCCGCCACTCCGGTGCCCGAGAACATCACGGGGACCGCGTCGCCGACCTGCCCAGCGCGCCGCGGTcgtcgccctcgtcgccgctgtACCGCTCGGCCCAGAGAACGCCGGCCTCGCTGAGCTCGTGTTCCAGCGGCAGgagcggcgtcgccggcggcaagaACGCCTCCatcgggccgccgccgctcttcgCCGCAGGCAGGCGCGGCCGGTCGTCGTCGTGGAAGATACTGGTGCAGTACCTCCGGTTCCTGATGCCGCTTTACCGCAAGGTCAGGGCTCTCCGGCGGTTCTCGGCACCGAGGCCCAGGGTCGCGCCGGCGAGCCCGGCGCGCGCATCCACGTCGAGCATGGAGTGGTGCCACGGCAATGCCGACACGGCCGTCCGCGACGCCATCTCCATCACCCTCCTCGATCGATCTATCCTGTCAAATGACAACATGATAAACAGTCCGGCGCGCACGCATGCAATCTCTCCTTTAACTACTCTTTGTTAA